The following is a genomic window from Doryrhamphus excisus isolate RoL2022-K1 chromosome 3, RoL_Dexc_1.0, whole genome shotgun sequence.
CACATTACAGTGGCTACACCGCATGCATGCTTGTGCATCATTTGCGACCCCCGTACATTAAAAGCTGTAGACCTCGGGAAACAATGCAGGGTGTCATTTGAAATACAAATACCTGAGCACCTACATGTCCAAGGCAAACTAAATTAAATAGGTGgtgttgaaaaatgtaatatttgtcaaAATTCCAACAACATACGACGGATATAAATTTTATAACCCAGTTCACAAAGCTTCAATATGTGTACCACTGTGACGACACACTTCAAGTGGGTAGTCTAACTCCTGCCAAACATGCTGTAGCATGTTTTGCTTAACAATAAACTTAGTCGAATTTTAAAGATATTTTAAGCCTGATaccttcttttcttttctcctcTTTGATAGGTAATAGATTTGAAGCATGTATGTGTTTAGTATAGATATTAAACAACAGGTTCAAACTTTGCAACAAATAGGGGAACAACCAACACTGCCATTGCCACCAATATGTTATGTAAAGTGATGGCATACTGCTTTAAACTTTAAATGCACAAAGGTTTTAATCAAATTTTGGATTCTTCGCTAGAAAAGTTTCAATGAGAGGAAATGAATTATAATTACAGTATACCAGCACACCCACTTGAAAATGCATAATAGCACGAAGCCACTTCTTATCACCACTCAAAACACTCAATAAGCCTAACCTAAAAGTAGTCACTCTTTATATGAAGGGAATATTACTTTCTGAAAGATAAACTCTTGCCCTTCTCAGTTGTCCGTCTGCTCCTCCTTCCATGGATAAAAAACGGAGGCGGTGCTTTTGAGCCTCTCGCTCGCTACACTTGTTCAAGGTACACAGAGAAATCTTCCAAAACAGCAGTGGGTCGAATGGCTGTTGTCACAGCTCACCTTTCGTCTCAACACGAGTTGACTGTAAAAACGCCTCACAGTGGCTGCATTGAACACGAGCCAGAAAGCAGGAAGGACCGAGAGTCAAGTTTTTCATTGCTGTGTGTGAATAATATGAACAAATAGCTGGGAACCACTGCTCTAGACACTTGCTTTTGCAAATGTTTATCAAATTGTTGCACAAATTGCACATGGATGTTTTACTCTTCTAGTAATGCCACACAGTTAACAAGCGCCATCTTCAATCTTTAATTGAGCCTTTTCGTGATAGATGCTGATAGTATATCAGAGCAtcctcaaaacaacaaaatattaggGGAAGGATACCTGGTATTTTGAATCATTAAAGGAATGGTTTCTCAATCTAAATGCAAGGGATTTGCACCTAAGAAAAGTATGTGAAACAGGGACAAACAGGGACAAACAGGCAAGCAGCTGCTGATGCATCAAGAGAGAAATACTCTTCCCATCTGGCTGTGCACCAGGAATGCTCACAGCGGTCTCAGCCAGTTAGAACTGTGGTGCTACCAAACGGCGGCTACACCTCCCATTAATCGCTACACAAACATTCACTTGGtggtgaggaggaggacgacgacgaggagAAGAGGAAACAGCAGTTCCAATACCTTCATGTGGACTTTAAAgtttcgcaaaaaaaaaactattaaaaagacaaaaatgcgTGTCTCGTTACTTTTGTAGCATAcagtttcttttaaaaaattagACAAACTTCACTCTATAAACAGTGCTGGTCATGTAGTGCACGCCATTTCCCCTCCATTGGTCCAATCAACACATCACTCACCATTCTGGGCCGAAGTTGAGAGTCTCAGCAGTCATATTCCTCACGTCCGCACAGAACTGAGTATCTGGGAAGCAAAGCCATTGTCAATGTCACAGGActgattctgaaaaaaaaaactagacaTTTGTATCGTCTGTGATCTTACCCTGTCCAAAGATATCGGAGCAGGCTGGACTGGGCTGGACCAGGCTAGAGCTGGCTGGGTTTAGTTAGGCTTGGGTGACTAGAAGGCCGAGTGGTGTTTAAGCTGTGGTCACAGGGttccccccccacaaaaaaaaaaacacatccacaaGAATAGCTGCCAGTTGTAGGTGCTTGAGGGATACCAGGTTATCAGTTCGGTATGTAAGGAAGGGCTTTGACAACAACAGATTGGAGAATGGAAGCTCCTGCTACTCACAGCCGATTAAGTTTGTAAAACatcgaaaacaaaaacaaccttgGAAATTCtcaatggaacaaaaaaaaacaacacttgcCAGTAATGTCTCCTCTCTGTTATGTTTTTACAGCAGTTAGACCTCACATTTAAGGTTATAACATGAAACGGTGCGTTAAAAAAAGGAACGCAAGGACATTTGAagaatcatgtaaaaaaaaaaaaaaacacaacaaaaacaggcTGCTGGAGCAGCTGCCGGGAGCAAACACGACCTACACTCCTCTTCGCCGTTCCCTCCCTCCTTTCCTTCCCTTGGCGCCCTTTCCGCTTGCTCCAACTTAAATGTGGACAGGCAGAAACCCTCCAGGTAATTCCTTATCTTCCTGTCCTCAGCGCCACTGGAACAAAGAAGCACATGAGAAACATATTCTTTAGACAGAACTATATTCCATACACGGCGTATGTGATaggcaaaaatataatttaacaagaaatctaaaaaaactgaaactatggaaaaagcagtgctagttttacaagaatgaagtcaaactatcaagagaaaaaagtcaattataTAAGAAGAATGGAATACGAGAAAAATTAAGGTCATTTTTTAgaacataaagttgaaaaaaacaatttaagtcataatattttgatgaaccaactaaaacaacaaagttgtaatttggggTAGGTTGAGGAAAACatgttacaagaatgaagttaaaatattatgggaataaaatcaattTACAAGAACGATGAAATAGTtggcaaaatgaaaaaacagcagATACAAGATgtcaatttgacaagaataaacttgaaaaacaagaaaaacaaattaaagAGAAACACACAAGCcttttaataaaatgttatattatgggaataaaaccaaaaatattacaggaataaagtcataacattacaagaaaaaacattcatgaagattatttaagaagaaagtttatatatttggaaaattttaaaGAAACAACACCAAaatggggaggaggggggggggggggggtcactgatTGGTgaccagtaccccgcctctcacccaaagacagctacaataagctccagcatacccgccaccctagtgaggtcAAGTGgtatagaacatggatggatgggccaTCATTGGAAAAAGTTTGTGATCGTGTGTCAATACTGTAAAGATAAATTTGTATTCTCTTTCGTCTAGCAATGATGTGCTGTTACAAAGGCACCAGCCATTATTTCATTTGACTCTTTATGTCACAACACACTGAACCAGAGAGCAAAGAAAACTTACTTCATGGCATTTTAGTCCAGAATAAACGAAACAGCAAATTACGAAAATAAAATTCTGGCCACATTTTTGAGGGGGGTTTCTGGCCTTTAACCCAATGAGTCAATTTAAATTATAACAAGGAACCCACGGTGGTCTTGTTTGAATGAGTACAGCTGGTCATGGTATCTTAGCAAAGTGCACGTTTTGCACAACACTCGCTTTTGAAACAGCAGTCATACTATTTAATCACACTTTATTATGACCAAGTCAATAGAAACTGATTTGTAGGAAAATATGGCATGAGGAGAATCACCGAGAGGTGTATTTGGTTATGGTAACTTTGATTGGGAGTCATGTTTTATGACTGTGATGACAGCATGGATTCTTGTAGTAATATTTAATAGGGCAACTCACtcataaaaatgataattgCACGGCTTGCATGCTGATTAGTGGTAGTCTGcattacagtacatttgttATCTAATTGTCCGAGCATGCAATGCAGTTTAGTTCTACATGACTACCACGATATTCAAGATGACACATTTTAACAGTATAGTATTTGTCTAACAGGGTTTTTTTATAATAGTTGTACTGTAATGGATCGggaaggtgtacctaatgaagtgtccggtGAGAGTCCAGCATCGTTCTGTGGGGCGACTTAAAACTATAAACGTGTTTTTCAAAAGGGGGGATGATAACACAATTTACCTTCAAATGCTGTCAATTTAACTCATTATTGTAACTCTACAAATGGGTTAATCGCGATAGATAAATCGCTAGCAATAGCACCCAGTAAAAACCTCGGTTACCAATAATGTGGCGAGCAACGCAATCCTCGTAGTGAGGTTATATTGAACATTGTCCTTGGAAATTGTTCCATCAGTGTACGTAACCCACAAtatgaaataaacataaataaatcatagtATACCTAAAGCTAGCGCTTGGTATGCGTTGATGGCTGAGGCCTTTGGAGGTTCAAATGACACGAGCTATGATGGCGGAGGGGGCGGAGTGTCAAGCTCACACTCCCCGGCCTGCTCCACCGCCACTGGGCTGTTTCTCCGATGCAAAGTCCGCCAGCTCAAACAAGCATGGTTATAATTTGCGAAAGCTGCAGGATGACGTTGGTAGCTCGCTTGTAGACTTCCAAAAATCACTGGAGCTTAGACGGACGCGACGGCGACATTAGCTCGGGGACTGACGCTTAGCTAACTAAGCTAGCTTGCAAAGAGGAACCGTGGCTTACCTTCACTTGTTTATGAACCACCCGGCTGTCGACCGCCGATCCACTGCGTGCAATTTGGTCTCTCCGAACACCGGAAACGTTATTCATTCGACGGAAAGCCGCGCTGCCGTGCTCGATGCGCTTGGTTTTTGTTCGAGGTCGCATCCAACGGTCGCCGCTGCgtgatctctgtgtgtgtgtttgtgtgtgtatgctgcTGCCTGCTAGTCGCTGCTCCtcttgttgtttgtgtttaggaaaacatggccgccgtccCTCTCGCACCACGTGACTCTGCTCACACACCGACGAGCCATTGCtgggacacacacactaagggcTGGCCGATACGGTACGTGTTGGTATCGACCCAATAGCAATTACAGAAACGGTATTCAGTTTGAAATTTGTCATTAGtcaaattattttgaaattctgcatttaatattattgttcaTGATTtataacaaaacacaaaaaaattagccaaacaaaaatatattttttaccaacAAAGTTTTGGGAACAATAGTGGAGTATAAGACTCAGtaacaatattaatacaattatgGCTTGAACAAAATTAAGTCAATActgcaaaatgcaaaaactCTCATTCTAATCTCTTGTGTTGAATAACCAATTAGTTTGAAAACTATAACAAGATCAACAATGTAACAACACAAAATAGtatatatttgtgaaaattaaCAGTAAATGCAAATGTGTGCATTTAACACTTGTGGACAGTAACCAAACCGTAAGTAGAGGATCAAAATGGCTGTCACGCCCTCCGTCTTAGCTTTTTGTATCTACCCCTTGACTTTGTATGCCCCAGAactcctttttttgtttgtttgtttttttaataaaaatgcaaatccCTGCAAGTTCAACACTTCTGCCAAAGATAGAAAGCCTTTCCCCTTTGTCATCAGATcacaataattgttttttttggtttgtcttTATTATGTACGTGAATGTACTGTGGAGTAAGCAAGTGACATGATGGATTATTTATCCGGCTGCATCAAGCTTTCAGGACCTCCCTTGAAGAACAGCGGAACGACAATTGGAAGTTTGAAACAATAAGGAAtctcataataatagtaataaaaaagcattgtgatttattttaaacaaaggCACATGCCCATGAACACAATGCGCACATGAATAGAATCATCCAAGagaatgtcaagaaaaaaaaacatttgtttacatttgtgcaGAATCGTGCAGTTCTACTTCAGATTAGGCACCAACACTGGTGTTATGACACACATATTTAAGTGACTTTTGTGCCAGTCTGAGGCAAACAGAGATTATAAAAAGACGACTGATCCAGAGACGACACGCTTTTCCATGCCGCCCAGCCTTGGCGTTGTGCTTCTGCCCTCTCCAGTGTACCGCCATAGTAGTGGGGGTCAACAACCAGCAGGTAACTTCCACTGTTCCCAGTGCACACGCCGAAGATCCCCTTAGACGAGTTGTCCCTGTCCCCTCCCATCATTACAGGACATCTATGCTTGTCCAAGTGCTGATGGAGCGCTTTAACGGCAACATCCTCCAACTCCAACCCTCCACCTCTGACATGCACTAATTTACAGGAGACGTTGTAAAAATAATCCAGGACCAGTGATGCTTCAAATGTCCCAATCCACTCCTTGGAGCCGAGGAAGGAGCCTGGCTTGTCCATCATGGAGACCAAGGCTTGCTGGATGTCCTGGAAGCTCGGTGGAGGTCTTTTCTGGACCTTCAAGTTGTGGCCCAACCAGGATGACATTGTCTGAATGGTGCGGTAGCCACACCCCCATCCTCTGTCATCTAGCCCATCGCAGCCGTAATGGTAGTACTGGTAGTCTCCATCACTGAGAGATATCCTCACAGGGTCCGCCAGAGGGGGAAGAAGACCAGTGTGGACGTTCGTCAAAAGAGGTGTCATCTTCGCCGAGACATCCACTTCTCGGGCGTCACTCCCTCCCCAATCAATCACGATATCAGGTTCCGCCATAGTCCATTGAAAAAGTCACTCCTAACAAGCTAACGTCGCGTAACTAGCGCGGTTTTGcgctgcacttcctgttttggtgcAACTGTGTAATTCGTCCGTGTTCTTACTTCGACTCCAACACATTTGTTCTGCCATTAAAATTATTTCCAACGGACTTTGTCTTTGACAAATAATCAGggaatattctgaaaaaaattaaaaaaggacAATTCTAAAAGGGCGCCCCAAAATAGGTGCAAATTTAAATatggttttgttatttttcaaatacAGGCATCAAATGATCAAAATAAATTGAATCCACATTGACACATTGAAGTAAACATTAATATTTTCTGCTCGGTCAcctattatgaaattattttgaaattatgatattattttgatataatttCATTATTCATGAAATGCAAAATTTCACCCtttgtacagtggaaccatTGTGgtgtaaatacaaaaacaatactCCAAgaacttgaaataaatattctCAGCAAACGACACAGATACTGTGCGGAAAGGTTTGAAGACCATCACCAACTTCAGGAAACAGCCCCCCAAACCAGCGGAGAACAAAAGACGAGCCAACAACCTGAAAGAGTTGTACTGCAGGTTTTCACACCCAACCCCCACCTCACTCACAGCTTCAACCTCCACCAATAAAATCTGGTGCCTACCTGCCGTTGGACCACCTGGAAGGCATTTATAGGCTGCTGGATCCAATGCAGTTTGCTTACCAGCCAAACAGATGCGTCGAGGATGCAGCGTACGCGGAGCTGCATGACATTCTGCAACACGTCAACAACTCTGCGGGGACATGTGCCGGGATCTTGTTTGTAGATTTCAGTTCCCAgttcatgtccaaaaggagtaggaagaagcaaagcttattaaatcctatccctccatctggtacttttacaatcagtaactgttacatttgttcacttcctgctttccataatacagtttaaggtttttttttgtttgtttgtttttttaaataatatacctcgtaccgaagtacttaTGCACTTGAGGTCGACCAGCAGGTTTCCTGGTGCGGTCAGGACAACCTGGAACTGAATCGGCTCGTGTCTGTGGAGATGACAGTAAACTTCAGGACCACTGAGGATAAAGCACCAAAGCCAGTGACCTCCACAAAAAATCCTTCTTCCAAGCGTCCACATTCAGACTGGGCCTTCGTTGACAAACGATTACAATGTGCTTATCAGCTACCAGCCCATAGAGGGAGCCACATGCTGTGACATGAGCTCCTCCAGTGAGGAGAACAGCAGTGAAGCCATCACAGCTCATGTGGGAACAGGTTTACTATTTCCCACCACTTTTCCAGAGTCACTTCCTTCCTGCCGCTCACATCAAATTTTGTGTTCATTCCTGACAGCAGCAGAACTGGACCAGATGCTTGTCTGTGAACCATTGACATCTTCTCCAGAGAAACAGTGGTGCTAAGTGCTTGCTATTAAATGACAGCTTTCAAACACACTCATCCTTGGAGAAATACCAAATGCTAAATAAGGtaactttgtgtttttatactttttgtACATTGTACTGGGGTCCAGGAGATCCTCTTGACACTGTGTTGAGACCACTTAACTTTCGGAACACCTCCTGCAAACGAagacatgaaaaacaaacaaggcaTTATTAAATGATCTCAAACGGAATTTGAGATCATTTACCTATAACTCTCAACTATACTTACAAATGTCAATCAAACGCTCTTGGAAATGGAGAGAATGAAATCAATAAATTTGTCTTAGCGCTTCAGCTAAGAAGAATACGACATAAAGAagataaaagtacatttttaatcatATACCGAGGCGTAGGGTAGCATTGAACTGGTCCTAAGAAGGATGCAAGTCAATGAATACCATGTTAACCTCTGGTTATACATTAAACAGAACCTCTTTCAGCATGTTTACACAAGAATTGTATACCACAGCCATACGATGGATTAATATGGGTCCAATGGCCACCACAGAGATGTGTCTAATTTTGGTTCAGTTTGCATGTCAAGAAGAAGAATACCGATATTGACAGATTCCTTACCAACTTTAAAGTAGAGAAGAGAAGAAAACACATGTTTTTAGGTCAAAACTGCAAAGTATTTTATAGTTTTAGTCTTTGATCCACACGGATacgacgtttaaaaaaaaaaaaaaacgccttcCAGAGCAGGAAAATCTGAAAATGCCggtttgttgttttggtgttttaTAAATATGATGATGTCACTGACCGGTCGCTAACATCATGTgacgtgaccagaagtgagctttgacaaCAAGCTAACATCATagctaaatattttttattttttacttttatgtaaaagtatgtagtatgtagtaagtatgtatgtaaaaGTACATAGttttatgtttaaatatttttttagttttatgtcCAGCTAACAGGCgacacggcggactagtggttagagcgtagacctcacagctaggagaccagggttcaattctaccctcgggtatctctgtatggagtttgcatgttctccccgtgcatgcatgggttttctccgggtactccggtttcctcccacattccaaaaacatgctaggttaattggtgactccaaattgtccataggaatgaatgtgagtgtgaatggttgtttgtctatgtgtgccctgtgattggctggcgaccagtccagggtgtaccccgcctctcgcccgaagacagctgggataggctccagcaccccccgcgaccctcgtgaggaaaaagcggtagaaaatgaatgaatgaatgaatgtcaagcTAACATCGTAGCTAAATATTTGATTGACATGAGCCACCCCAGTCTCACAAAATGAGTCTTAGCGGTATTTCCGCTTTGTCGTAAGTTTAGATGATCCGTGGAAACCGGAAGACGACAGACTTACGCATGCACGTGTTCTCTCTTCTTATATAGTTTGGTTTGGTCACATGGTTTCATCTGTTAAAAGAAGGAATCCCAGGAACGTTTACATGCTTTCTTCCATGGACATAAGATGTCAGGTGGTATGCTCTGATGATGGCGAGGACAAAGCAGTGTGATGGAAATGTCAGTGGTGTGCTTCCTGTCATGCACcacccatccacacacacacatcactatCAGGGATTACTGTAAGGACATAGTCTTGTCATCATTGATGCATACAAGCCGAAACAATGACCCCCCTCCCGCCCCAGTACCTCGGCTCCAGGGACCCTCTCGATGCACCCCACCCCTCCATTCTTTTATGTCAGCTTCCTGTCTTGTGTCGCGCCAGAGGAATAGCCCTAGTTGGCCACCAGCCCGCAAATGTGGAGGCGCAATGGAGACGCACAAACGCAACAACAACAGTGGAGTCTGGCTGGCCTCTACATGCCACCATGAAGTCATCAGGTGTGTTCCATGAATAAGCATCCTCACCTAAAGCTAATAAAAGCAATCCGAGCGAGGAGTCGCAATGACtgcacacaccccccccccccttcccactACACTCACACCCACTCACCTCCCACCCCAATCCTCCTACGCTGACCAGGAAGCATGGCTCGCAGCACGTACCTTGTCTCCATGCTCTCATGTTGGCTCAGACATAAGCAAACAGCTCACTGCCAGAGCAAACACTGTGACAATCTGTCAACATTGTTCTCAACTCTAACATCGCAGTCCAGCTTTATAGGTGGAATTGGATGCATATCCATGCGCAGGAATTTTAAGGAAGTGCCGCTCAAAGGTAAAATCAGTTTGGAACCTAAAACTTGCTTctttcatgaaataaatattgattAGGCGTTTACTGTAGGTTAGAATATCTCTACAAAActaacagaatagaagacacaccaaaatacaacattcattggttaatacacagttaaaacatgagtaacaTGAGTAActgttttgtatatatatatacaaaaacaaaaaactttaatttatttaatttaactttaattttatatatttttcccaaTATCAATTCCATAACAACTGGTGGATtgcaacaaaaaatgatatcctATTAGCTGACTGCTTCATTGATCAACATTCTACTAATGCTAGCATCGTAGCATAACTCCTATCTATTATTTTGCAAATTGGCGAAGAACGTTTGAGATATTTTCCCCTGGGGACTACGTCATGGTTCAATTTCTCCAGGTCATTCAAGTTTGTGCGTGAatcacaggaagaaaagctctgactccgTCTTATGTTAGCATACGTTGATTAGCATGTAGAAATCTCCGAACCCTGAAGACGACACCCTGCATTTTGGTTGCAGTACCCAatgagaaacattcattcattcattttctaccgcgagggtcgcgggggtgctggagcctatcccggctgtcttcggtcgagaggcggggtaccactcacattcatacctatggacaatttggagttgccaattaacctagcatgtttttggaatgtgggatgaagcCGGCGTCcctggagaaaaacccacgcatgcatggggagaacatgcaaactccacacagagatgaccataCTTTCTTCCATACTTGGAGGACACACTCGTTTGGCCGACTACTTGTGGACACTTCATACTTTTTTTGAGTAATCCCTCCTTTGTTGGCTTTGTTGTATTTAGCGTGGATGGTGTGGATCATTGTGTAGGTATCGTGAGATCTTGTATTGTGCAGGTGTCCCTAATGGAGTGTTTATGTTTAAAGTGGCATCACGCAAGTCATGTTATTGTACAGTAAGGGAGCAAAATGCcaaaatgaaacattaaaaTAGTGATACGATGTTGGCAGGTAATTCTCCAACAagtggactgttcaggttgttttAGAAGACATTTCATCTCTCATCCTTAAAGACTCAGTGGGGCaactctagtctgactagataggacagctctagtctgagggCTTGGTGCAGGATCCAAAGTATTTAAAGAGCAAATTCTTTCTTGTCTGGACATGCGTCTACCGTTAGACAATAAATACttctcattttattttacaataagccacaggccaataaaaagcaAAGCTGCAAGTCAAGAAAAGGCCCCAGAGCCGCGCTATGAACACCACTGATTtacagtgggtttttttttttttttttttaggaagtgCAACATGtggatgattattttatttttaccaaaaGAAAGTTGCTTATTGGCTGCAGTGCAACATTAATAGTTCCAGTCTGTTGCTTGTTCACAATGGCGGCACACCGCTTTTGTCTCATCCACTTGTATTtacccatttaaaaaaatgtctcaatgcACTGGATTCGCATCAGCACTGTTGCTAGGCCGCaataatatgtgtgtgttgggggggggggggggggtcttggatactccttcctcccacattccaaaaatatgcatgttatgttaatttgacattctaaatgaatgtgactgtgaatggttacTTATCTATATGTGCTGGGGTATATACCCCAAGGTGAAACCATTATTCACACGGGGGTGGCAATAAGATACTTGAAATGTCTCGATGGCCAATAGTGGCCACCAAATAGCTCCACCACTGCATTTCCGTTTCCACGCCAAATACCTCACCGACTCATCTGCTTTTTCGCATACGAAGCGGGCATGTGGGGGTGCAACAACGGTGGACGTACACTTCCTGTCGTTCGCTTTTGACACGTACAACATGGAAAATCAGTTGTCAACTACACCAAACCGAAGTCTTTGTAGCAGAATGTACTGTTTCAGCCATATTGTTGACACTTTGAGTCACTCATCTATGTGACAATGCTCACGCATGACTCCTGTAAGACACAGCGTCCTATGGGCCACACAGAGGGAACTTCCAGGAAACATCAATGCACTCTAATCTCTGCTGCTCCACAGGGTCACGACAAGGACGTTTGACatcaccattaaaaaaaaaaaaaaaaagccactagAGTCTCATCTCTTGCGTTTCAATAAGGGCCGTTTGTGTTATCATATCACAAGGAAGCTATACCATGACTTTGCTATTTTAGGAACACTGCCATGCTCTCACACCAGCATGGCCACCATAAGGAGGATTCTTGGAATTCCCTGACTCTTCTTGGAGCGGAAAATTGGTTGACTGTCTGCCATAGGAAGGCATCAGTCACTTTGGATCGGatgtacaatattattattatatgttatacgTAAGGCACAGTTACAATATTGCTAATAGCAACAATTCCACCACAGCTCTGTAGACCaccgttgttgttgttttgcatgcAGGGCTATCCTTTGTTCTATTGGTCACAACCAAAATCAGattttcatacatttctgaaaacttttccgtgtggatgaaagactgaaatgttaaaaaaaaaatcgttttGAGCTGAAAACATTCCACGGACAGATTCTAGGACAGGCTCTACAGATTACTGTATGTTGTCTTACCGTTGCCGGGGGAATGCCTCGTGTCCCCCccagtggaactggaagaggtggccgcagaccaggaagtctgggcttccttacTGAGACCGCTTCCCCCGTCGTGACCTGAAACCGGATGAGTGGAAGAAAACGCATGTAAGGCTGGATCAATAAAAATTTACATATTCAATCCTAACGTGGTATGGAAAATAGCAGTTACGTCAcaaaagctctttaaaagtatattctAGAAGCTTTTGATATAATGTACGATGGTAaatatagcagaatataaaaataaccacaGTTTTGCAATCAGAAAAcgacattttggtttggaatatttgagctGTGTCATGTTATATGTTACAAAAGTTGCCTAGTCATGTTCTTACATGATGCATACGTTATTTCCTGTTCAACCTTTGTTcccttgagaaaaaaaaaaaaaacagtgtcaaCACAAAGCGAACCGAACCAAAGTGTGCACCAAAAATTTTGGTCCAGACCTTACTGAACCACAAGTGAGAACTGCTTAAAGCAAAGTCAGGTGCAATTTGGGTTGCATCCAATCAGAC
Proteins encoded in this region:
- the ufsp1 gene encoding inactive Ufm1-specific protease 1, with the translated sequence MAEPDIVIDWGGSDAREVDVSAKMTPLLTNVHTGLLPPLADPVRISLSDGDYQYYHYGCDGLDDRGWGCGYRTIQTMSSWLGHNLKVQKRPPPSFQDIQQALVSMMDKPGSFLGSKEWIGTFEASLVLDYFYNVSCKLVHVRGGGLELEDVAVKALHQHLDKHRCPVMMGGDRDNSSKGIFGVCTGNSGSYLLVVDPHYYGGTLERAEAQRQGWAAWKSVSSLDQSSFYNLCLPQTGTKVT